A segment of the Lolium perenne isolate Kyuss_39 chromosome 3, Kyuss_2.0, whole genome shotgun sequence genome:
catggtgcgccactgctggcagtcttacggctagaccttttcctagtagtgacggGTTCATCACGGACCTCTCCGACTAGAAGTCACGATCCATGATCGCGCATTTTGTATGTAGGTATGTCGATTCCTATGTATGATCGACAAACTATGAATGAACTAGTTTCCCGGGGTTTTAAATTTACAAATATACGGGGgcaaatacggggtctgctagacgaagCGGTGTATGATCGCGCATTTTTTTTATACGGGGCGAAAAAGCGGCGATATACGGGGCAGAAATATAAGGGGCctgctagacatgctctaacAGAGGAAGTAGTAAACTAAAACACATATCACTAGACATCGGTGCCTGATAACATAATAATAAGGCCACGACCTAACTTAAAAACAAGACAAGATCACAACATCATGAAGATATCTGTGATCAATCACATCGATAGGATTTTATTGCGGGTACATAAGATCTTAATGAACTGaccacatcaaataaaataaaaatcatCATCTCAGTTGGATTATAGGGCAGCCTTGCCGTCATAGACATCTACATCCTTGATAACCAAGGAATAATCCCTGAACTCCCAATCTGGGTTTCTGGGCAGCAACTCCTCTTGCCAGAACCGCCGGTAATCCGCCCTTTCATCCTCTTCAAAGGCTGCAAACTCGCTCTCTGTGATTGatctatcatcatcgtcttcgtcatcatCGGCCGCCGCTGCAACTTCGACGTCAGCGATGGCCTGCTCGAAAGCCTCGACGGCCAGAGCGATCGGATCAGCACACTTGTCTGAGAAGACCGCGTTCTCCATGGGGCCTCCCTCGAGGGGATGCAGATGCTCGGCCGTCGGCTCTTTCCTTTTGGTGGGGCAGAGCTTCGGTGAACACTCCTCTCCGGTGACCGCCTCGTTGCTCATGGTCTCGTTCTCGCCGGTGGAAGCCTCCGCCTCTGCCATACTTCCGGACTTGAGCGAGAAAAACTCCTCCAGGATCTTGCTGCCGCGTCGTAGACTCGTCGTGTCGATCTATATAACGGCGGAACGGAAGGGAGCCCCGGGCTCGGCACGGAGACGGAGTCCAGTCCGTCTTCATATCCAGTTCCTTCCCTCTCCTTGGGCCAGTGGGCCTTATCTTCAGCTATGAGATTGTGCTGGGCCGCGGAATTGCTGACGAGGTGTTGTGGTCGTTGCAGTGTTCGCATTGCCAGTCCCCTTTGTCCAAACACGCCATGCTTCCGGTAGCCGCGCCGGCCATCACCACGGCCGCGTCGTACCGCTAGCCGTCGCACGGCCACATGGCCAGGCCAGCGCTGAAGACGCTCACCGCCGGTGCACGGGAGGCCAAGGACGAGCTCATCCGCCTCTGCACAAGCGGCCGCCTCAAGGACGCCGTCCGCCACCCCTTCCGCGACGTCCTCTGGTCGGACGTCAGCCTCTTCGCGCACGTCTTCCGGGCCTGCCGCGCCGTCCCGCTCCTCCGCCAGCTCCACGCCTTCGCCGCCACCTCGGGCGCCGCCGCCGACCGCTTCACCGCCAACAACCTCCTGCTGGCCTACGCGGACCTGGGCGACCTCCCCACCGCGCGCGACCTGTTCGACAGAATCCCCAAGCGGAACGTCATGTCCTGGAACATTCTGATCGGGGGCTACATCAAGAACGGCGACCTGGGAAGCGCGCGGACGCTGTTCGACGAGATGCCCGCGAGGAACGTCGCCACCTGGAATGCCATGGTCGCTGGGCTCACCAATGCAGGGCTTGACGTGGACAGCCTGCACTTCTTCCTCGCCATGCGAAGGGAGGGGTTGCATCCCGACGAGTTCGGCCTGGGGAGCGTGTTCAGGTGCTGTGCTGGGCTCGCCGATGTCGTCTCTGGGCGCCAGGTCCATGCCTATGTCGTGCGGTGTGGGATGGACACTGACATGTGCGTTGGGAACTCCTTGGCTCACATGTACATGCGGTGCGGGTGCCTTGCACAAGGCGAGGCCGTTCTCCAGGCGCTTCCGTCTCTGACGGTTGTGTCATTCAATACCACGATCGCTGGCAGGACGCAGCATGGCGACTCGGAGGGAGCACTGGAGTACTTCTCCATGATGAGAGGTGTTGGGATCACGGCAGATGTGGTCACCTTCGTTAGTGTTATTACCTCTTGCTCGGACTTGGCAGCCCTTGCACAAGGTCAACAGGTTCATGCACAGGTTATCAAGGCTGGAGTAGACAAGGTTGTGCCAGTCATTACTTCCCTTGTGCACATGTACTCTCGATGCGGATGCTTAGGTGACTCGGAAAGAGTTTACTCTGGTTATGGTGGATTAGATCTTTTCCTCCTCAGCGCAATGATCTCTGCTTGCGGGTTCCATGGGCAAGGACATAAAGCAGTTGAGCTCTTTAAACAGATGATGAATAGAGGGGCTAACCCTAATGAGGTTACTTTCCTGGCCCTGCTATATGCGTGCAGCCATAGTGGTCTGAAAGACCAAGGCCTGGAGTTCTTTGAGCTTATGACTAA
Coding sequences within it:
- the LOC127344413 gene encoding pentatricopeptide repeat-containing protein At2g41080, encoding MARPALKTLTAGAREAKDELIRLCTSGRLKDAVRHPFRDVLWSDVSLFAHVFRACRAVPLLRQLHAFAATSGAAADRFTANNLLLAYADLGDLPTARDLFDRIPKRNVMSWNILIGGYIKNGDLGSARTLFDEMPARNVATWNAMVAGLTNAGLDVDSLHFFLAMRREGLHPDEFGLGSVFRCCAGLADVVSGRQVHAYVVRCGMDTDMCVGNSLAHMYMRCGCLAQGEAVLQALPSLTVVSFNTTIAGRTQHGDSEGALEYFSMMRGVGITADVVTFVSVITSCSDLAALAQGQQVHAQVIKAGVDKVVPVITSLVHMYSRCGCLGDSERVYSGYGGLDLFLLSAMISACGFHGQGHKAVELFKQMMNRGANPNEVTFLALLYACSHSGLKDQGLEFFELMTKTYGLQPSVKHYTCIVDLLGRSGCLDEAEALILSMPVRADGIIWKTLLSACKTQKNFDMAERIAERVIEFDPQDSAPYVLLSNIRATSKRWGDVSELRKNMREKKVRKEPGVSWVELKGQVHQFCTGDKSHPRQGEIIEYLEEMMAKIRECGYAPDMSMVFHDMEDEEKEVSLTHHSEKLAIAFALLSLPEGVPIRVMKNLRVCDDCHVAIKLISQVTGREIVVRDVSRFHHFRDGKCSCGDYW